A stretch of DNA from Acidobacteriota bacterium:
GTGTCGCCCCAGATCAGCGTCTGCCCGTTCGCCGCCGAGTACGCCTTCGCGTGGAACGCAATGCCCGCGCTCTCGACGGTCTCGCCGCCAATCACCGTCTGCGGCAGCCCGCCCTTCGCCTGCTTGCCCGCGAGCTTCGCGGCCGCCGCCAGGTTCAAGCTCCCCGCCCCCTGCGCAATCAGCGGCTCGGCCAGCCGCGACGCCGTCACCTGGAACGCCCACTTCATCTGCACCGGCGACAGCCGCGGGTTCACCTCGCGCAGCACCGCCGCCGCCCCCGCCGCCACCGCCGCCGCCTGGCTCGTGCCCGACATCGTCATGAACTGGCCGTCGCGCAGCTCGGGATACGTCCGCCACGTCATCGACCCCGGCGCGCCGAGCGAGGTCACCTTGTTGCCCGGCGCCACGACGTCCGGCTTCACGATCTGGTCCTTGTACGTCGGGCCCCGCGAGCTGTAGCTCGCCACCACGTCGTCGCTCCGCCCGGCGGTCTGCTTCGTGTTCACCGCGCCCACCGTGAACGCGCCCGGCGCGTTGCCCGGGCTCGTGATGGCGCCGGCAATGGGCCGCCCGTCGGGCGTCTTCCCCAGGTTGCCCGCCGAGACGACGACGAAGAGGCCCGCCTTGACGGCACGCTGCACGGCGGCGACGAGCGGATCGTCGAACGCGCTCTCCATCACGGGATGGCCGAGCGAGAGGTTGACGATGCTCAGGTTGAAGCGCTGCTTGTTCTCGACGACCCAGTCGAGCGCGTCGATGACGTCGCTCGAGCGGCCCGAGCCGTCGCCGTTCAGCACCTTGAGGCTCACGATCTTCGCCTCGGGCGCCACGCCCTGGAAGTTGCGGCCGTTGCCGGCGATGATGCCCGCGAGGTGCGTGCCGTGGCCGTGCTCGTCGCGGCCGCGGCCGCGCGGGTTGGTGAAGTCGACGTGGGCGACGATGCGCCCGCGCAGCGCCGGCACCTCGTTCACGCCCGAGTCGATGAGCGCCACGCCCACGTTGCGGCCGGTGGCGCCGGCGAGCGGCTCGAAGCCCGCCCACGCCTGGTCGGCGCCGAGGGCCTCGTTGGTCACGGCCATGCTGGCCATCACCGCGCGGTCGGCCGAGAGGCTGGCCACCTCGACGTCGCGGCTCAGGGTTTCGAGCGCCTCGGGCGTGGCCTCGACGACGGCGCCCGAGCGCAGGCGCTTCGAGACGCGCAGGCCGTGGCGGGCGGCGAGGCGGTCGACCTGCGCCTGCGGGCCGGTCAGGATGACCGACGCGGCGCCCGTGGCCTGCCCCTTCAGGAACGGCTGGAGGTCGTCGGCCACGCGGGCGCGACGGCCCTGGGCGTCGGCCGTCGCGACGAAGAGCGCGAAGGCGAGCAGGGCGAGCGCGGCGAGCCTGGCGACGAAGCGGGCGCGTGGGCTGAAGACGTCGCGGTCGGTGGCCGGAACCTGGAGGTTGTAGGTGGTCATGGCAGTCCTGAATGAGGCGCGTAAGAGTTGACGGCTCCTCGGGTGGCGGTCGGCGGGGGCCGTTCGGGACGGCCCCCTCGCCCCGTCATAGAGCGAATCCCGTGCCACGGTCGGGGTTTGCAGCCCGGCCGTATCGGGCCGGCGCCCCGATGTGGGGCGTACAATGCGTCAACTCGGGCAGAAATGTGCAACTAAATTTTTCGCGCGGGGGGCCGATTACCGCTCTGCAGAGGTTGACTTTTGGCTGCGTAGAAAAAACGAAACCGGCCAATCAATTGTCCGGTCGTGTGCCAAATCAGGCGGTCGTGGCGGGCGGCTGGGACGAGATGGCTCGTTAAGTGGTTGAAAACAAAAGGGCGACCGCACACGAACGGCCGAGTGGCCAATCGATTGGCCACCTGGCCAATGGATTGGCTCATCAATAAGGCGGTTTCCGGGCAGAAATGCCACTCCTGGCCGCGCGATTACACGCGGCGCGGTCAGCCGATCCGCGTCGGATCGTCGGGCACGACGCTGAGCCGCGGCAGATACCCCACCGCCACCCAGTAGGTGCCCACGAAGGCCGCGACGAGGCCCGCGACGGCGACGATGTCGCCGAGGCCGGCGGCCCGAAGTCCTTGCCCTGCCGCGGTTGCCGCGAGAAACGACAGGAGCAGCAGCAGCACGCGGCTCGCCCACGAGATCTGCAGCGTGGCATCGCAGCGGCGGCAGTGGACGGTGTTCTGCGGCGTGGCGAAAAACAACGTGCCACGCGGGAGGGTGTTCCGGCAGCTCGGACAGGTCATGGCTGAGCGCTCCTGGGAAGTAGCTGGACCTTTCGCAGGATTCGTGCCATGAAGCCGCCGTCAGCTCCTGGGGGGCTTGCGCCGGAACCGGAAGAACTCGCCCTGGTTGAACGTCGCCCCCACGTGGAGCCGCGTGATGCCGTCGAGAAACGCGATGTTGTAGTAGTCCTGCCCGGTGTAGAAGCGGGCGAAGAGGCCCCAGCCGCCGTTGGGCGTCGGAAAGCACGACACCTGCAGGGTCCACGACGTCTCGGGCACGCCCTCCGCCACGCCGGGGTTCCACACCAGGCCGGCCGACCCCTCGAGCCGCTTCCGGCAGAAACCAGCCTCGCGCTTCGCGTAGGCGCCGCCCAGCAGGAGGCGCGCGCGCCCGTAGATGTCGACGATGTCCTCGTCGACGGCCCCGCGCGGGTGCCACTCGAACTCCACCCGCGCCCGCGCCTCGCGCTCGGCCTGCAGGTCGGCCTCGCCGCTCATCCAGTTGCGGCTGTAGTTGATGCCGGTGCGCACGTAGTTGGTCGAGAAGCTGCCGTCGCGGCGGTTCACGGTCTCGCGCCTCGGCACGACGCCCTCGGGCAGGCACCGCTCCGTGTCGGGCTCGCGGGTCTGCTCGCCGCTCGTGCAGCCGTCCTGGCCGTTCGAGTGGTGCCCGACGATGACGTGCGCTTCCCAGAGGCTGACGCTTGGAAGCGCGGCGAGCGCGTCGCGGAGGGCGTCGACGGGGTCCTGCCGCCGCGCCTCGGCGCCGGCCGCCTCGCCGCGCGGGGCCTCGAGCGCCTTCGCCCGGCGTTTCAGCGCGGCGTCCACCTGCGACTCCATCTCGGCCTTGAAGTTGCGGGCCCACAGCACCTGGAAGTTCACGCGCGGCATGTACGACGGCGTCCGCACGGGCGCCGACACCTCGCGCAGCATCCTGATGCGCACGGCCGGCGTGCCCGAGATCGCATAGGCGAACTCCTTCGGCCCGCGCGTGGCGTCCTGCCGCCGCCGGGCAATCTCGTCGAGATCGACGATCGCGTCGAAGTTCTGCGCGACGACGAGGTGCGGGAAGATGTCGGCCTCGAGCTTGTAGGGAAACCACCGGTCGTCGTCGGCGGCCCGCACGGTCCAGAAGACGTCGGTGCCCTCGAGGAAGGGGACGCCGGGGCCCGGGTTGGTCTCGGTGCCGGCCACGCCGGCCGGCGACCGGTCGTCCGCGCCGATGGGCGGCGGCGGGGCCGCGCTCTGCGCGGCGGCTCCTCGCCCCAGCGTTCCGGCCACGACGAACATCACCATCACGGCCAGCGAGCGCGCGCGCCAGGCGTTCATGCGAGCCTCCTCTCCACGGTCGGTGTCGCCCCCGGTCTTCCCGTCTCCGGTCGCGGCGGTCAGGGTGGGCAGCCGCCGGGCCGCTGCGCTGCGCCGGCCAGTCGCAGCGCGGCCTCGGCCAGCGCCGGCCGCGGGTAGCGGTTGCGGTCGACCGCGCGCGCCCAGCGCTTCACGCCGTGGAGCCGCTCCACCGGGAACGCCACCGCCCAGTGGTCGCCGAGGCCCCGCCCGAGGAAGGTCGCGCCCGGCGGCACGGCCTCTTCGGCCACCACCTGGCTGTCCTGGTCGATCGAGAACGGCGCCACCTTCTTCCAGAGCGGACGGAGCAGGCTCGAGACCTCGGTTTCAGTCGCGGCCACCGCCGCGAGCGAGTAGACCGGCGTGCAGGCCGGCGGCGCGGGACGCCGCGCGAGCCCCTGCTGGCGCACGTCGCGGCGGAGATCGCGCATCGCGCCGCTGCCCCACTCGAGCGTCGACCGGCAGCGCGTCGGGCTGGTCATCTCGTCGGGTAGGCCCGCGAGACGGGCCGAGAAGAGGTCGGGCAGCCGCGAGCCGCCGAAGGGCGTGGCCAGGGTCACGAGCGCGACGATGCGGCGCGCGACGTCGGCGTGGGCGTACACGGCTTCGAGCAGGTCGAGCCCGCCCTTGCTGTGGCCGAACGCCACGAAGCGGGCCTCGCCTGGCCGGCCGGCGAGCCAGGCGGCGATGGCGCGGGCGTTCTGCTCGACGCTGCCGTTTGGATGGACCGGCACGTAGTGCGAGGCGACGCCGAGGCGTTGCTCGAAGTGCTCGCGCACGTCGTCGAAGGTGCGGAGCGGCACGTCGGCGCGCTCGAGGCACTGGCTGAAGACGCCGCCGACGAAGAGCGCCTCGAGGCCGGCGGGCACCGGCGGCAGCTCGCCCGTTGGGGCCGGCATCGCGCCTGCCAGGTACTGGTCGCACGCGTTCCACGGGGTGCCGTCGGGCGCGGTCGTGCCGGCGAGCACGCGGCAGAACACGTCGGCGAACCTGGCGCGGGCGTCGATGGGCGGCACGCTGCCGATGGGCAGCACCGCGCCCTGCGGCAGCGAGTACTCGACGGGCTTCGCGCGCCTGGCGCACGCGAGGCCGGTCGCGGTGTGCAGGGCCAGCAGGCACGCGAGGGCCGCCACCCCCGGGCCCGGGCAACGCGTCGGCGACATCGAACGGGCCATGACGCGCCTCATCGCCGGGCCACGGCGAGGTCGGGCGAGCAGCGGCGGGCGGCCACGTCGATGCCGCCGCCGGCGCGCCTGGTCAACGTGCCCCCGCAGAGTTCGGCGGCCGGGCCGCCGTCGTCGGCCGGGCCAATGAAGGCCCAGCGCAGCTCGTCGGCGGTGGCCTCGATCTCGAGAAAGCCCGCCCTGCCGGTGGCGAACACGCACGAGGGGTCGCGGCGGCACTCGGCCGAGGTCGGGCTGCGGCCGCCGCCGCCCGAGACGAAGTACGCCGCCCGCGGTCCGGCGAGCACCTGAAGGCTGTGGTCGTGGCCCGCGAGGTAGATGGCGTCGTGGCGGTCGAGCAGGCGGGCGAGCGAATTGGGGCCGCTCGCGAGGCGCGAGGTGTCGCCGTGCCGGCCCACCGACTTCACGGGGTGGTGGCCGTACACCACGCGCCAGGGGAAACGGCCGGCGGCGCCGAGCGCGGTGTCGAGCCAGCGCGCCTGGGTGTCCGACCACGGCAGGCTGTCGAAGCGCAGCGCGATCGCGCGGCGCAGGCGGCGCCACCACCCGAGCGTGCCCTCGTCGGTGTCGAGCGCGGCAAAGGCCACCGGCCCGGCCTCGAAGCTGTAGTAGCGGCACGGCATCTGCCACCGCTGGCCGCGGTTGAGCGGCGAGGTGGTGTAGCGCACCTGCGTCCGCGCGCGGCCCTTGGCGTAGTCGTGGTTGCCGAGCGTCGCGTAGAAGCGCAGGCCGAGCTGTTCGTACGGGCGCCAGCGGCGGCGCAGCGCTTCCGGCGTCGCGACGCCGCGCGGGTAGAAGTTGTCGCCCACGGTGAGGCCGAAGTCGTAGGGGCGCTCGCGGTGCCGCGCGGCGAGCGCGGCGAGCACGCGTCGGGCGTCGGGGGCGAGCGAGCCGTCGCCGTCGGGCCCCGGATCGCCGAAGTCGCCGAGCACGACGAAGCGCACCGGCGCCGTGGCGGGAAGCTCGGGGGGCTGCCCGATCTCGCAACGGCCGGGTGGCGGCAAGCCCTCCACCGCGCGGCCGGCCTGCGAGGCGGCCGGGCGGGTGGTGACGAGCAACGCGGCGGCGACGAGCAGGAGCGTGCGCGCGGGCGACATCACCACCCTCCAAGGCCGGCCTCGACCACCCACCGGCCGCCGGCGAGGTCGCGGTGGAGCGGCCCCCGGTAGCCGAAGCGCACCCCGACGAGGCTGTTGATCCACGACGCCGGCCCCGACGGGAACCGCAGCTTCACGCCCACTTCCTGCACGAACGCGTTCGAGCGCCCCGATGCGAGACCGTCGACGCCCATGGCGACGTACCAGTCGACGATGCGCGATCCCGACGAGGTGTAGAGGAGGTCGGCGCCGTAGGAATAGCGCCGCCCGGACGTGGCGGCGCCGGCCGCCTCGCCGCCGGCGTCGTCGGCCGCATCCCCTCGTTGGCGCCACGTGACGTGCAGGCGGGGCACGATCCAGCCGCCCGACAACGTGAGCCGCATGGCGCCCATGCCGTTGACGGTGACGGCATGGTCCTTCACGCCGCCGTTGCCGCCGCGGACGATGTAGGCGAGCGTGAGGCGATCGCGTCTCGTGGCCGTCATGGGCCCCGATGGGCCGGCCCAGAAGCGGTCCACGAACACCTCCTTTGGTCCCCTGGGCCCTTTCACTTGCGTGCGGCCGCAGAAGTCCCACTGGTCGAGCAGCCCGGCGAGGAAGCGCTGGGCGTGGGGCAGCGTCACCACGCGGCCGCCCTCGCAGTAGGCGCCCGACTCGTCGGTGGCGGCCTCGACGATCTCGTAGCTCGGCCAGGCTTCCCGTTCCGGAACGGGCTGCGCCTCGCGCGCCCCGTGCCGGCGCCCGAGGTAGCCGGGCGGCACCACCTTTTTCGGCGAGCTGGCGCGATCCTTGGCGTTCTCGGCGTGGTACTGCCGGCCGCCGAGCCGTGCGTTGCGCAGCGTGTCGCGCACGCCCCACGCGTCGTTGGCGTTGCGCGTGCTGTCGTAGCCGGGCATGTACCACCCGTCGCCGTTGCGGTCGGGCGCGCTGGCGTGCTTGCCCTCCTCGACGAGCACGTGCGGCGGGTACACCGCGTCGTCGACCTCGTCGTCGAGCGCGAGCGTGTTCGTGTACCAGTCGGAGCCGTGCGCGGCGCCCGCGATCCGGCGCAGGCGCAGCGACGCGCAGTGGCCGCGTGGCATCGGGCTGCGTTCGACCTCTACCGTCATCTCGACGCTCTCGAGGTCGTGCTGGTGGCCGCCGAAGCCCACGTCGTCGGGGTAGTAGAACAGGAAGCGGATGCGGAACTGGCTCACCCGGTCGAGCGGCACGTGCGTGCGCCCCACGCCGGGCCCGAGGCGCAGGGCCTCGCGGTCGGCCCGCGCGTTGAACCCGGAGGCCGTCCTGAACTGGCTCACGCGGTAGTAGACGAGGCGGTGGGGCTTCGACGTGGCGGGGTCCTGGCCGGGGGCCGGCAGGGCCGCGGGGAGGATGCTCTCGTGGATGCTCCGCCCCGATCCGAGCAGCGGTTCGTCTGGCGAGAACCACAGCACGGGGGCCACGAGCCGGGCCACCTCGTCGAAGGTGGGGGCGTCGCGCTCGGTGCCGCAGTTGGTCCAGATCTCGATGGCGTGCAGGGCGGGAGGGTGGAGCAGCGTCAGGGCCAGGACGAGCAACCCGACACGCAGGAGCGGCATCACAGCTCTCCTTCCGCGGCCCCGGCGCCTGCCGGGGATCTCGATCGTTTGAGGTGCGCGCTGTTATGCCGTAACTGTCGCGGCGTTGGCAAGCGGAAAAATACGGCTGAACTGGCCGCGCGCGCCGTGATCGCGCGCCACCTCTGGCATACGATGCCGCCCACCCACTCGTCATTCCGTGGGGCCAGGCGGCCCCCGGCCACGTGCCCGGCAGCAGGCTGCAGGCTCGAAGCTCAAGGCTGCAGGCTACAGGCTGCCTGCCCGCATGTCCCCGCGCGCGGGCGGAGCGCGTTTCTCCGGGTGACGCGCGGGAGCCATCGCCCGGGGTGACGCTCGATGGGGGCACCACTCGACGGGCAGCGCGCCTGCCGTCTCGCCGGGAGGTGTGCCGTGCCAGAGGGTCGCGTCGTCTGTCGTTCGGTGGTCGTGGTGGTGCTGCTCGCGGCGGTCGGGTCGCGCCTCGGGGCGCAGGAGCGCGGCGGGTTCGACCCCGACGTCGAACGCTCGCGCGCCATCCAGGCCGCGCTGGCGCACATCGAGGCCAACCGCGCCGAGTTCGTGCGCGAGCTGCTGATGGCGTGGACGTCGTACGTCGACCCGGCGCGCTACGACCTCTTCGCCACGCTCGGGCCGATGGCGATGCGCGCGCCGGCGTGGCAGCTCTACGGCGCGTCGCTCGTCGGCGACTTCCCGACGATGGTGCGCGTGCTGAGGGGCGAGGAGGGCGCGGGCGCGCACGTGGCCGCGCTCTCGGAGCGGCCCGCGCCGCTCACCGCGTACGACCCGCACGATATCGTCACGCCCGACATCTTCGCGTCGAGCACCGACAGCGACCTGGTCTACACGCCCATTCCGCCGTGCCGGCTCGTCGACACGCGCACGCCTGGGGGCACGCGCACGGGCATGCTCGCCGCCGGGGCGTCGCGCAGCTTCGACCTGAACCAGGAAGGACGCTTCTCGGGCAACCAGGGCGTGCCGACCTCTTTCTGCACGGGGCTGCCGTTCGAGGCCCAGGCGGCATGGGCGGTGAACGTCACCGTGACGAGCTACACCGGCATTGGCGGGCTCAAGGCGTGGGGTTTCGGCGCGCCGGAGCCCGACGCGAGCGTCATCAACTTCGCGCCGGGCAGCTCGTCGCTCGCCAACGGCCTCATCCTCACCGGGTGCTACGGCTGCACCGACGACATCACGGTGCGGGCGTTCGGGTCGGCGACGCACGTCCTCATCGACGTCATCGGCTTCTTCCGACGGGCGATCGTGTTCGGGTCGGCGGTCACGCGCTTTGTGGGGCCGACGGTGTCGGTGCCGGCCGGCGGCCGGCAGTGGGTCGACAGCGGCGCGTGCCCGGCCGGCACGCGGCTCATGGCGGGCGAGGCGTGGCTGAGCGGGCTCGACGTCACCGTGGGCGAGGACCGTCAGCTCAACGACACGACGTGGCGGTACTGGGTGGTGAACAACGACGCCGTCGCGCGCAACTTCTGGGTCTACGCGCGGTGCCTCGACGTGCCGGTGCGGCCGGGGTCGTGAGGGGCGGCCGCGCCCTGACGCGGCACGCTGCGCCCGTCGACAGTCTTCCGTCGCGCGAGGGGCTTCAGCCCTGACGCGAGGCGCTCCGCACGTGACAGTCTTCCGTCGCGCGAGGGGCTTCAGCCCCTCGCGATCGCCTCGCGCCCTTCGCCGGGACTGAAGCCCGGCGCTACGGCGTCAGGCCCCGGCGCGGCCGAAACCACCCCCTCCCGCTCCGTCACGTTCTCCTGGTTTCCGCCACTCTGCGAGGAGCAGGCGGCCCGTCGGGGTGCGCGCGCGCGTCGATGACCGCCGGAGCGCGCAGACACAGGAGGCAGGTATGACCAGGTTCGATTCGTCGTTCACGGCGCTCGCCCTCGCGGCGCTCGTCTCCCTTGGCGTCGTCGCGACGGCGTCAGCGCAGGACCAGGGCGAGGTTTACACCATGACCGCCGAGCGATCGCGGCAGGTGCAGACGACGCTCTCCGCCATCGAGGCCGACAAGGCCGGGTTCGTCCACCAGCTTCTGATGTCGTGGACGCCCTACGTCGACAACGCGCAGTACGACCTCTTCGGCGAGCTGCAGGCGATCGCCCTGCGCGCGCCGGCGTGGCAGCTCTACGGCGCCTCGCTCGTCGGCGACTTCAAGACGATGGTGCGCATCCTGCGGGGCGAGGAGGGCGCGGGCCGGTACGTCAACGGCCTGTCGCAGCCCGAGGCGCGCGTGGCCGCCGACAGCGGCTGGGAGGTGGTCGAGCCCGACGCCTTCCCCACGGGCACGGAGGACAACCTCGTCTACGTGCCCATCGCGCCGTGCCGCATCGTCGACACGCGGGGGAGCGGCGCGCGGACGGGCGTCATCCCGAACA
This window harbors:
- a CDS encoding S8 family peptidase; the encoded protein is MTTYNLQVPATDRDVFSPRARFVARLAALALLAFALFVATADAQGRRARVADDLQPFLKGQATGAASVILTGPQAQVDRLAARHGLRVSKRLRSGAVVEATPEALETLSRDVEVASLSADRAVMASMAVTNEALGADQAWAGFEPLAGATGRNVGVALIDSGVNEVPALRGRIVAHVDFTNPRGRGRDEHGHGTHLAGIIAGNGRNFQGVAPEAKIVSLKVLNGDGSGRSSDVIDALDWVVENKQRFNLSIVNLSLGHPVMESAFDDPLVAAVQRAVKAGLFVVVSAGNLGKTPDGRPIAGAITSPGNAPGAFTVGAVNTKQTAGRSDDVVASYSSRGPTYKDQIVKPDVVAPGNKVTSLGAPGSMTWRTYPELRDGQFMTMSGTSQAAAVAAGAAAVLREVNPRLSPVQMKWAFQVTASRLAEPLIAQGAGSLNLAAAAKLAGKQAKGGLPQTVIGGETVESAGIAFHAKAYSAANGQTLIWGDT
- a CDS encoding metallophosphoesterase, coding for MSPARTLLLVAAALLVTTRPAASQAGRAVEGLPPPGRCEIGQPPELPATAPVRFVVLGDFGDPGPDGDGSLAPDARRVLAALAARHRERPYDFGLTVGDNFYPRGVATPEALRRRWRPYEQLGLRFYATLGNHDYAKGRARTQVRYTTSPLNRGQRWQMPCRYYSFEAGPVAFAALDTDEGTLGWWRRLRRAIALRFDSLPWSDTQARWLDTALGAAGRFPWRVVYGHHPVKSVGRHGDTSRLASGPNSLARLLDRHDAIYLAGHDHSLQVLAGPRAAYFVSGGGGRSPTSAECRRDPSCVFATGRAGFLEIEATADELRWAFIGPADDGGPAAELCGGTLTRRAGGGIDVAARRCSPDLAVARR